A single window of Kitasatospora sp. HUAS MG31 DNA harbors:
- a CDS encoding TetR family transcriptional regulator, translating into MTGQVRTVDGRVAGRRGQETRQKLLDCLREMLSTSPYRDVKVIDVARMAGTSPATFYQYFPDVEGAVLEIAEEMAEDSVGLKELVEGKSWAGKTGYSTSEEVVDGFLAFWRKNDAILRVVTLGAAEGDKRFFKIRMKVLNSVAGPLTEAVKANQGKTDKTLDPAAVAGALVSLLASSAEHQKAFTSWGVKVKDLKPNLALQVYLGVTGRKPPK; encoded by the coding sequence ATGACAGGACAAGTTCGCACCGTCGACGGTCGCGTCGCCGGGCGACGCGGACAGGAGACGCGGCAGAAGCTGCTCGACTGCCTCCGCGAGATGCTCAGCACGTCGCCGTACCGGGACGTCAAGGTCATCGACGTCGCCCGTATGGCGGGTACCTCCCCCGCGACCTTCTACCAGTACTTCCCGGATGTCGAGGGCGCCGTCCTTGAGATCGCAGAGGAAATGGCCGAGGACAGCGTCGGGCTCAAAGAGCTCGTCGAAGGAAAGTCCTGGGCGGGAAAGACCGGCTACTCGACTTCGGAAGAAGTCGTCGACGGATTCCTCGCCTTCTGGCGCAAGAACGATGCCATTCTTCGAGTGGTCACTCTGGGTGCAGCCGAAGGGGACAAGCGGTTCTTCAAGATCCGCATGAAGGTCCTCAACTCGGTGGCCGGACCGCTCACGGAGGCCGTCAAGGCGAACCAGGGCAAGACCGACAAGACCCTCGACCCGGCCGCGGTGGCCGGGGCGCTGGTGTCGCTGCTGGCCTCGTCCGCGGAGCACCAGAAGGCCTTCACCTCCTGGGGCGTCAAGGTCAAGGACCTGAAGCCCAACCTGGCCCTGCAGGTCTACCTGGGAGTCACCGGCCGCAAGCCGCCCAAGTAG
- a CDS encoding beta-ketoacyl-ACP synthase III — MTASRIVALGHYQPPKVLTNDDLAKLVDTDDEWILSRVGIRTRHIAVEETLVDLAAEAAQKALANSGRTADEIDLVVVATCTAIERSPNTAAAVAARLGVRSPAAYDINTVCSGFSYALATADHAIRAGAATRALVIGAERMSDTIDWTDRTTCVIFGDGAGAAVVEAVEDERAGIGPVVWGSEPEKGDAVRITGWDPTISQQGQSVFRWATTQIAPLARQTCHKAGLDPSELRGFVAHQANLRIIDAIAGKLGAPADAVIARDVVDSGNTSAASIPLALSKLVERGELRSGDPVLLFGFGGGLAYAGQVVRCP, encoded by the coding sequence ATGACCGCCTCCCGCATCGTGGCGCTCGGCCACTACCAGCCGCCCAAGGTCCTCACCAACGACGATCTGGCGAAGCTGGTCGACACCGACGACGAGTGGATCCTCTCCCGGGTCGGCATCCGCACCAGGCACATCGCGGTCGAGGAGACCCTGGTCGACCTCGCCGCCGAGGCCGCCCAGAAGGCGCTGGCCAACAGCGGCCGCACCGCCGATGAGATCGACCTCGTGGTGGTGGCCACCTGCACCGCGATCGAGCGCAGCCCCAACACCGCCGCCGCCGTGGCCGCCCGGCTCGGCGTACGCTCCCCGGCCGCCTACGACATCAACACCGTCTGCTCCGGCTTCTCGTACGCGCTGGCCACCGCGGACCACGCGATCCGGGCCGGCGCGGCCACCCGCGCCCTGGTGATCGGTGCCGAGCGGATGTCCGACACCATCGACTGGACCGACCGCACCACCTGCGTGATCTTCGGCGACGGCGCCGGCGCGGCGGTCGTGGAGGCCGTCGAGGACGAGCGGGCCGGCATCGGCCCGGTGGTCTGGGGCTCCGAGCCGGAGAAGGGCGACGCCGTCCGCATCACCGGCTGGGACCCGACCATCTCCCAGCAGGGCCAGAGCGTCTTCCGCTGGGCCACCACCCAGATCGCCCCGCTGGCCCGGCAGACCTGCCACAAGGCCGGGCTGGACCCGTCCGAGCTGCGCGGCTTCGTCGCCCACCAGGCGAACCTGCGGATCATCGACGCCATCGCCGGCAAGCTGGGCGCCCCCGCCGACGCGGTGATCGCCCGAGACGTGGTCGACTCCGGCAACACCTCGGCCGCCTCCATCCCGCTCGCCCTCAGCAAGCTGGTGGAGCGGGGCGAGCTGCGCTCCGGCGACCCGGTGCTGCTGTTCGGCTTCGGCGGCGGCCTGGCGTACGCCGGACAGGTCGTGCGCTGCCCCTGA
- a CDS encoding L,D-transpeptidase family protein, whose product MSGSHRTTSRRRSATVPGPRQPEGAVSSRSRGRRRKPPKRRGRVVLSGTAMLLAAVSGWFTVGPGRSFPDTAAAGAQDRALGEDQVVPMQAAEARTEPPAADRSDRTELTSIPGLGPSWTSKIPADTRQLVVATGKGKDSSDTSVTIWTKGADGRWQAGQAWAGHNARKGWTTDHHLDDLRSPIGLFSLTDAGGRKADPGSKLPYDQDANFVIGGRGFNNEPLAGSFDYVVAINYNRVPGRSPLDTTYPEGKAKGGGIWLHVDHGGPTHGCVSLPEGQMAELVRTLDPALKPMIVMGDAQSLAV is encoded by the coding sequence ATGTCGGGTTCCCACCGCACCACCTCGCGCCGCCGCTCGGCCACCGTGCCGGGGCCCCGGCAGCCCGAGGGGGCCGTGTCCTCCCGCTCGCGCGGGCGCCGCCGCAAACCCCCGAAGCGCCGTGGACGGGTCGTGCTCAGCGGGACGGCGATGCTGCTGGCCGCCGTGAGCGGCTGGTTCACCGTCGGCCCGGGGCGGAGCTTCCCCGACACCGCCGCCGCGGGCGCGCAGGACCGGGCGCTGGGCGAGGACCAGGTGGTCCCGATGCAGGCCGCCGAGGCCCGCACCGAGCCGCCGGCCGCGGACCGCTCCGACCGCACCGAGCTCACCTCCATCCCGGGCCTCGGCCCGAGCTGGACCTCGAAGATCCCCGCCGACACCCGGCAGCTGGTGGTCGCCACCGGCAAGGGAAAGGATTCTTCGGACACCAGTGTGACGATCTGGACCAAGGGCGCCGACGGCCGCTGGCAGGCCGGCCAGGCCTGGGCCGGGCACAACGCCCGCAAGGGCTGGACCACCGACCACCACCTCGACGACCTGCGCAGCCCGATCGGCCTGTTCTCGCTCACCGACGCCGGCGGCCGCAAGGCCGACCCGGGCAGCAAGCTCCCGTACGACCAGGACGCGAACTTCGTGATCGGTGGCCGCGGGTTCAACAACGAGCCGCTGGCCGGTTCCTTCGACTACGTGGTCGCGATCAACTACAACCGGGTCCCCGGCCGCTCCCCGCTGGACACCACCTACCCGGAGGGCAAGGCCAAGGGCGGCGGAATCTGGCTGCACGTCGACCACGGCGGCCCGACCCACGGCTGCGTCTCGCTGCCCGAGGGCCAGATGGCCGAGCTGGTCCGGACGCTCGACCCGGCCCTGAAGCCGATGATCGTCATGGGAGACGCCCAGTCGCTCGCCGTCTGA
- the mqnE gene encoding aminofutalosine synthase MqnE — MDAGLKRELEAKVYAGERLTREDGIALYESDDLAWLGGLAHHVRTQKNGDVVHFNVNRHLNMTNVCSASCAYCSFQRKPGEKDAYTMRIEEAVRLAKAMEVESLTELHIVNGLHPTLPWRYYPRSLRELKQALPNVSLKAFTATEIHWFEKISGLPADEILDELIDAGLESLTGGGAEIFDWEVRQHIVDHETHWEDWSRIHRLAHGKGLKTPCTMLYGHIEEPRHRVDHVLRLRELQDETGGFQVFIPLRYQHDFHDSQDGVVRNRLMDRTEMATGAEALKTFAVSRLLFDNVQHVKVFWVMHGVTTAQLALSHGADDMDGSVVEYKITHDADNFGTPNKLGRDDLLDLIRDAGFRPVERNTRYEVIREYDGPDLQRRETPQAMRL; from the coding sequence ATGGACGCAGGGCTCAAGCGCGAGCTGGAGGCGAAGGTCTACGCCGGTGAGCGGCTGACCCGCGAGGACGGCATCGCGCTGTACGAGAGCGACGACCTGGCCTGGCTGGGTGGCCTCGCGCACCACGTGCGGACGCAGAAGAACGGCGACGTCGTCCACTTCAACGTCAACCGCCACCTCAACATGACGAACGTCTGCAGTGCCTCCTGCGCGTACTGCTCCTTCCAGCGCAAGCCGGGCGAGAAGGACGCGTACACCATGCGCATCGAGGAGGCCGTCCGCCTGGCCAAGGCGATGGAGGTGGAGTCCCTCACCGAGCTGCACATCGTCAACGGCCTGCACCCGACCCTCCCCTGGCGGTACTACCCGCGTTCGCTGCGCGAGCTGAAGCAGGCCCTGCCGAACGTCTCGCTGAAGGCGTTCACCGCCACCGAGATCCACTGGTTCGAGAAGATCAGCGGCCTGCCCGCCGACGAGATCCTGGACGAGCTGATCGACGCCGGCCTGGAGTCGCTGACCGGCGGCGGCGCGGAGATCTTCGACTGGGAGGTCCGCCAGCACATCGTCGACCACGAGACCCACTGGGAGGACTGGTCGCGGATCCACCGCCTGGCGCACGGGAAGGGCCTCAAGACCCCGTGCACCATGCTGTACGGCCACATCGAGGAGCCCCGCCACCGGGTCGACCACGTGCTGCGGCTGCGCGAGCTGCAGGACGAGACCGGCGGATTCCAGGTCTTCATCCCTCTGCGGTACCAGCACGACTTCCACGACTCCCAGGACGGCGTGGTCCGCAACCGGCTGATGGACCGCACCGAGATGGCCACCGGCGCCGAGGCGCTGAAGACCTTCGCCGTCTCCCGCCTGCTGTTCGACAACGTGCAGCACGTGAAGGTGTTCTGGGTGATGCACGGCGTCACCACCGCCCAGCTGGCGCTCAGCCACGGCGCGGACGACATGGACGGCTCGGTGGTCGAGTACAAGATCACCCACGACGCGGACAACTTCGGCACGCCGAACAAGCTCGGCCGTGACGACCTGCTGGACCTGATCCGCGACGCCGGCTTCCGCCCGGTCGAGCGCAACACCCGGTACGAGGTCATCCGCGAGTACGACGGCCCCGACCTGCAGCGCCGCGAGACCCCGCAGGCGATGCGGCTCTGA
- a CDS encoding threonine ammonia-lyase → MTLVGLEELRAAQQRIGGVAVRTPLMPCPWASEGTRRLWLKPESLQPTGAFKIRGAYNRLAALTEEERARGVVAQSSGNHAQAVAYAAQLLGIKAVIVMPDTSPAVKVENTRAFGAEVHLVEPGRRDTLPAELAERHGYVWVPPYDDPFIIAGQGTVGLEIAEDAPDELDTVLVPVSGGGLISGTAAALKLACPGVRVIGVEPELAADAQASLRTGVRTAWPVEETYRTIADGLRTPSVGVLPFEHLQAYVDDIVTVSEDEIRSTVALLARRGRLVAEPSGAVAAAAYFHRAADLDGRVFAAVVSGGNIEPDLLATLLT, encoded by the coding sequence ATGACCCTGGTCGGCCTGGAGGAGCTGCGCGCCGCGCAGCAGCGCATCGGCGGCGTCGCGGTGCGGACACCGCTGATGCCCTGCCCGTGGGCGTCCGAGGGCACCCGCAGGCTCTGGCTGAAGCCGGAGAGCCTGCAGCCGACCGGGGCGTTCAAGATCCGTGGCGCCTACAACCGGCTGGCGGCGCTCACCGAGGAGGAGCGCGCCCGCGGCGTGGTCGCCCAGTCCAGCGGCAACCACGCCCAGGCGGTGGCCTACGCGGCCCAGCTGCTCGGCATCAAGGCCGTCATCGTGATGCCCGACACCTCGCCCGCGGTCAAGGTGGAGAACACCCGCGCCTTCGGCGCCGAGGTCCACCTGGTCGAGCCCGGCCGCCGCGACACCCTCCCGGCGGAGCTGGCCGAGCGCCACGGCTACGTCTGGGTGCCGCCGTACGACGACCCGTTCATCATCGCCGGCCAGGGCACCGTCGGCCTGGAGATCGCCGAGGACGCCCCGGACGAGCTGGACACCGTCCTGGTGCCGGTCTCCGGCGGCGGCCTGATCTCCGGTACGGCGGCCGCGCTCAAGCTGGCCTGCCCGGGCGTGCGGGTGATCGGCGTCGAGCCCGAGCTGGCCGCCGACGCCCAGGCCAGCCTGCGGACCGGCGTCCGCACCGCCTGGCCGGTCGAGGAGACCTACCGCACCATCGCGGACGGCCTGCGGACGCCCTCCGTCGGCGTCCTGCCCTTCGAGCACCTCCAGGCGTACGTCGACGACATCGTCACCGTCTCCGAGGACGAGATCCGCTCCACCGTCGCCCTGCTCGCCCGCCGCGGCCGCCTGGTCGCCGAGCCATCCGGCGCGGTCGCCGCCGCCGCGTACTTCCACCGCGCCGCCGACCTCGACGGCCGCGTCTTCGCCGCCGTCGTCAGCGGCGGCAACATCGAACCCGACCTCCTCGCCACCCTCCTCACCTGA
- a CDS encoding Lrp/AsnC family transcriptional regulator, translating to MDSVDRQLIQALRENGRASYAELGRLVGLSGPSVTDRINRLEQAGVITGYRATVNPAALGYGVTALIGLQLTDAADHDDVSHRLKDLPEVEDCWFIAGDDSYMLKVRVPDVEGLESVVKRLSGTKGVARTRTTVVLSTKWESRVSELPLNTGE from the coding sequence ATGGACTCTGTGGACAGACAGCTCATCCAGGCGCTGCGGGAGAACGGCCGCGCCTCGTACGCCGAGCTGGGCCGCCTGGTGGGCCTCTCCGGCCCCAGCGTGACGGACCGGATCAACCGCCTGGAGCAGGCCGGCGTCATCACCGGGTACCGGGCCACCGTCAACCCGGCCGCCCTCGGGTACGGCGTCACCGCCTTGATCGGCCTTCAGCTCACCGACGCCGCCGACCACGACGACGTCTCGCACCGGCTCAAGGACCTCCCCGAGGTCGAGGACTGCTGGTTCATCGCGGGCGACGACTCGTACATGCTCAAGGTCCGCGTTCCGGACGTGGAGGGCCTGGAATCGGTCGTCAAGCGGCTCTCCGGCACCAAAGGCGTGGCCCGCACCCGCACCACGGTCGTACTCTCCACCAAGTGGGAGAGCCGCGTGAGCGAGCTGCCGTTGAACACGGGGGAGTGA
- a CDS encoding UbiX family flavin prenyltransferase: MSEQQQVRQPWVVGVSGASGTPYAASVVRALLAAGEAVDLVVSRAARLTILDETGISFRDAHWREDLARWIGVDDLDDVRYWPAGDFAAGPSSGSYPAKGMLVVPATTGAVAGIALGLSKDLLQRVASVTLKERRPLVVCVRETPLNGVTLQHLVALDAQGAVVLPASPGFYAGGSTVRELVDFVAGRVLDAVGVPHTLYRRWEGELGRAARAGAEGA; the protein is encoded by the coding sequence ATGAGCGAGCAGCAGCAGGTGCGTCAGCCGTGGGTGGTCGGGGTCTCCGGGGCGTCGGGGACGCCGTACGCCGCCTCGGTGGTCCGCGCGCTGCTCGCCGCCGGCGAGGCGGTCGACCTGGTGGTCAGCCGCGCCGCCCGGCTCACCATCCTCGACGAGACCGGCATCTCCTTCCGGGACGCCCACTGGCGCGAGGACCTGGCCCGGTGGATCGGTGTCGACGACCTGGACGACGTCCGCTACTGGCCGGCCGGGGACTTCGCCGCCGGACCGTCCTCCGGTTCGTACCCGGCCAAGGGCATGCTGGTCGTCCCGGCGACCACCGGCGCGGTGGCCGGCATCGCCCTCGGGCTCTCCAAGGACCTCCTCCAGCGGGTCGCCAGCGTCACCCTCAAGGAGCGCCGCCCGCTGGTGGTCTGCGTCCGGGAGACCCCCCTCAATGGGGTGACGCTGCAGCACCTGGTCGCCCTGGACGCCCAGGGCGCGGTGGTCCTGCCCGCCTCCCCGGGCTTCTACGCGGGCGGCTCCACCGTCCGCGAGCTGGTCGATTTCGTGGCCGGCCGGGTGCTGGACGCGGTCGGCGTCCCGCACACCCTCTACCGCCGCTGGGAGGGCGAACTCGGCCGGGCGGCACGGGCCGGTGCCGAGGGCGCGTGA
- a CDS encoding cyclase family protein, whose protein sequence is MAELVDLTHPVTTGMPVYPGDPEVVLSPALTSAADGVNVLALHLGSQAGTHVDAPYHVDVTRPTVDGLPLELFTGPAVVADLRGLAPRAAVTADLLAEALGRCGPGTVLLLATGWPRYWGTDHYFAHPYLTPEAAAAIVAAGVRTVGVDALSIDPTPDPGPSDPGVAALLAELADEHDPEPEPPTLAAHRVLLGPEGGAVLAENLTDLGALLAAQAEGRAVEVSLFPLRLTAADGAPIRAVARLG, encoded by the coding sequence ATGGCGGAGTTGGTGGATCTGACGCATCCGGTGACCACGGGGATGCCGGTGTACCCGGGGGACCCGGAGGTGGTGCTCTCGCCCGCGCTGACCTCGGCCGCGGACGGGGTCAACGTGCTGGCGCTGCACCTGGGTTCGCAGGCGGGGACGCACGTGGACGCGCCGTACCACGTGGACGTCACCCGGCCGACCGTGGACGGGCTGCCGCTGGAGCTGTTCACCGGCCCGGCGGTGGTGGCGGACCTGCGGGGGCTGGCGCCGCGGGCGGCGGTGACGGCGGACCTGCTCGCGGAGGCGCTCGGGCGGTGCGGCCCGGGGACGGTGCTGCTGCTGGCCACCGGCTGGCCGCGGTACTGGGGGACCGACCACTACTTCGCCCACCCGTACCTGACGCCGGAGGCGGCCGCGGCGATCGTGGCGGCCGGGGTGCGGACGGTCGGGGTGGACGCGCTGTCGATCGACCCGACGCCGGATCCGGGCCCGTCCGACCCCGGGGTGGCGGCGCTGCTGGCGGAGCTGGCGGACGAGCACGACCCGGAGCCGGAGCCGCCGACACTGGCCGCGCACCGGGTGCTGCTCGGCCCGGAGGGCGGCGCGGTGCTCGCCGAGAACCTGACCGACCTCGGCGCGCTGCTGGCCGCGCAGGCCGAGGGCCGGGCGGTGGAGGTGTCGCTGTTCCCGCTCCGGCTGACCGCGGCGGACGGTGCGCCGATCCGGGCGGTGGCCCGGCTGGGCTGA
- a CDS encoding MOSC domain-containing protein — protein MAKSIGVVERLWRYPVKSTGGETLDSIEVDGRGLTGDRLYAVRDGDGKLGSGKNTRRFRRMDGLLRLGSRLGRRLDSPELLDPLGSPVANPDAFLTAYLERPVELAREDAVSHFDQLPVSVLTTATLDWVRRTVATAVVDERRFRPNILLRTPPGTPPFTEDGWFGHEGVVGGVRLAFVRSSERCAMTGTAQPGLPYAPEILRALAVHHDLRLDALAIVQRPGRMRVGDRLSLR, from the coding sequence ATGGCGAAGAGCATCGGAGTCGTCGAGCGGCTCTGGCGGTACCCGGTGAAGTCCACCGGCGGCGAGACGCTCGACTCGATCGAGGTGGACGGGCGCGGCCTGACCGGGGACCGGCTGTACGCGGTCCGGGACGGCGACGGCAAGCTCGGCTCGGGCAAGAACACCCGGCGGTTCCGCCGGATGGACGGCCTGCTCCGGCTCGGCTCACGGCTCGGCCGCCGGCTGGACTCCCCCGAGCTGCTCGACCCGCTGGGCTCGCCGGTGGCCAACCCCGACGCCTTCCTCACCGCCTACCTGGAGCGCCCGGTGGAGCTGGCCCGCGAGGACGCCGTTTCACACTTCGACCAGCTCCCGGTCAGCGTGCTCACCACCGCCACCCTGGACTGGGTCCGCCGGACCGTCGCCACCGCCGTGGTGGACGAGCGGCGGTTCCGCCCCAACATCCTGCTGCGCACCCCGCCCGGGACGCCGCCGTTCACCGAGGACGGCTGGTTCGGCCACGAGGGCGTGGTCGGCGGGGTGCGGCTGGCGTTCGTCCGCTCCAGCGAGCGCTGCGCGATGACCGGCACCGCGCAGCCCGGCCTGCCGTACGCGCCGGAGATCCTCCGGGCCCTCGCCGTCCACCACGACCTGCGGCTGGACGCGCTCGCCATCGTTCAGCGGCCGGGGCGGATGCGGGTGGGCGACCGGCTGTCACTCCGCTGA
- a CDS encoding VOC family protein gives MIGRLQCVVLDCHYPAGLAHFYAELLGGAVDRPDPRWSLDEEWATVHVPGGMVLAFQRVEDYHPPMWPDPAHPQQFHLDVEVADLDAAEAKVLALGAELKDRESGWRVYLDPAGHPFCLVRAHSAE, from the coding sequence ATGATCGGCAGGCTGCAGTGCGTGGTGCTGGACTGCCACTACCCGGCGGGGCTGGCGCACTTCTACGCCGAGCTGCTGGGCGGTGCGGTGGACCGGCCCGACCCGCGCTGGTCGCTGGACGAGGAGTGGGCGACCGTCCATGTGCCGGGCGGCATGGTGCTCGCCTTCCAGCGGGTGGAGGACTACCACCCGCCGATGTGGCCCGACCCGGCGCACCCGCAGCAGTTCCACCTCGACGTGGAGGTGGCGGACCTGGACGCGGCCGAGGCGAAGGTGCTGGCGCTGGGCGCCGAGCTGAAGGACCGGGAGAGCGGCTGGCGGGTCTACCTCGACCCGGCCGGTCACCCGTTCTGCCTGGTCAGGGCCCACTCAGCGGAGTGA
- the mqnP gene encoding menaquinone biosynthesis prenyltransferase MqnP, with amino-acid sequence MTAAAFEVPQGKVRAFLRLVMIEHSVFALPFAYIAALTAMFQVDRRVHWGELLLVTLCMVGLRTFAMAANRIIDREIDARNPRTAGRELVTGAVSLRTAYAGSAVALVVFLASAAMLNTLCLVLAPLAVVPMVVYPYGKRFTDFPHAILGLAQAMGPIGAWLAVTGTWSWEAVVLGLAVGIWIGGFDLIFACQDVAADRAEGVRSVPARWGVAAALHGARACHAVTTALLVWYAYLTDAGPAFWLGLAVVACAFLYEHTIVKSGDLSRLNRAFFTTNGFVGISLFVFALADLVIRGLGI; translated from the coding sequence GTGACCGCGGCCGCCTTCGAGGTCCCGCAGGGCAAGGTCCGGGCCTTCCTGCGCCTCGTCATGATCGAGCACTCGGTGTTCGCCCTGCCGTTCGCCTACATCGCCGCCCTGACCGCGATGTTCCAGGTCGACCGCCGGGTGCACTGGGGCGAACTGCTGCTGGTCACCCTCTGCATGGTCGGCCTGCGGACCTTCGCGATGGCCGCCAACCGGATCATCGACCGCGAGATCGACGCCCGGAACCCGCGCACCGCCGGCCGCGAACTGGTCACCGGCGCGGTCTCGCTGCGCACCGCGTACGCAGGCTCGGCCGTCGCCCTGGTGGTCTTCCTGGCCTCCGCGGCGATGCTCAACACCCTCTGCCTGGTGCTGGCGCCACTGGCCGTCGTCCCGATGGTGGTCTACCCGTACGGCAAGCGGTTCACCGACTTCCCGCACGCCATCCTGGGCCTGGCCCAGGCGATGGGCCCGATCGGCGCCTGGCTGGCGGTCACCGGCACCTGGTCCTGGGAGGCGGTGGTGCTCGGGCTGGCCGTCGGCATCTGGATCGGCGGCTTCGACCTGATCTTCGCCTGCCAGGACGTGGCCGCCGACCGGGCCGAGGGCGTCCGGTCGGTGCCCGCCCGCTGGGGGGTGGCCGCCGCGCTGCACGGCGCCCGCGCCTGCCACGCCGTCACCACCGCGCTGCTGGTCTGGTACGCCTACCTCACCGACGCCGGCCCGGCGTTCTGGCTGGGCCTGGCCGTGGTGGCCTGCGCCTTCCTCTACGAGCACACCATCGTCAAGTCCGGCGACCTCTCCCGGCTCAACCGGGCCTTCTTCACCACCAACGGCTTCGTCGGCATCTCGCTGTTCGTCTTCGCCCTCGCCGACCTGGTCATCCGGGGCCTCGGCATCTGA
- a CDS encoding menaquinone biosynthesis decarboxylase yields the protein MAYDDLRSFLRALEREGDLKRIKAEVDPYLEVGEIVDRVQKAKGPALLFENVKGSSMPLAMNVFGTERRLAKSLGLKSPDDIAEKIAGLLKPELPQGFTGFREAFGKLASMAHVPPKQVKPGDAAVQEVVLTGDDVDLEQLPALFTWPLDGGSFFNLGLTHTKDPDTGIRNLGLYRLQRHDKRTIGMHWQIHKDSRNHAAVAAKRGERLPVAIAFGCPPAVTYAATAPLPGDIDEYLFAGFVAGERVKMVDCKTVPLQVPADAEVVLEGWLEPGKMLPEGPFGDHTGFYTPQEPFPALTIDCVTMRRRPILQSIVVGRPPTEDGPLGKFTERFFLPLLKVIIPDIVDYDLPEAGGFHNCVIVSIDKKYPKHAQKVMHAIWGAHMMSLTKLIIVVDADCDVHDYQEVAWRALGNVDYSRDLSVVEGPVDHLDHASYQQFWGGKAGIDATRKLPEEGYTRDGGWPEMVASDPATAALVTKRWKEYGL from the coding sequence ATGGCATACGACGATCTCCGTTCGTTTCTCCGGGCACTGGAGCGAGAGGGCGACCTCAAGCGGATCAAGGCCGAGGTCGATCCGTACCTGGAGGTCGGTGAGATCGTCGACCGGGTGCAGAAGGCCAAGGGCCCGGCCCTGCTGTTCGAGAACGTCAAGGGCTCCTCGATGCCGCTGGCGATGAACGTGTTCGGCACCGAGCGGCGGCTCGCCAAGTCCCTCGGCCTGAAGTCCCCCGACGACATCGCGGAGAAGATCGCCGGCCTGCTCAAGCCCGAGCTGCCGCAGGGCTTCACCGGGTTCCGGGAGGCGTTCGGCAAGCTCGCCTCGATGGCGCACGTGCCGCCGAAGCAGGTGAAGCCCGGCGACGCCGCCGTCCAGGAGGTCGTGCTCACCGGCGATGACGTGGACCTGGAGCAGCTGCCCGCGCTGTTCACCTGGCCGCTGGACGGCGGCTCCTTCTTCAACCTGGGCCTGACCCACACGAAGGACCCGGACACCGGGATCCGCAACCTCGGCCTGTACCGGCTGCAGCGCCACGACAAGCGCACCATCGGCATGCACTGGCAGATCCACAAGGACAGCCGCAACCACGCCGCGGTGGCCGCCAAGCGCGGCGAGCGCCTGCCGGTCGCCATCGCCTTCGGCTGCCCGCCCGCCGTCACCTACGCCGCCACCGCGCCGCTGCCCGGCGACATCGACGAGTACCTGTTCGCCGGGTTCGTGGCCGGCGAGCGGGTGAAGATGGTCGACTGCAAGACCGTGCCGCTGCAGGTCCCGGCCGACGCCGAGGTGGTGCTGGAGGGCTGGCTGGAGCCCGGGAAGATGCTCCCTGAGGGCCCGTTCGGCGACCACACCGGCTTCTACACGCCGCAGGAGCCGTTCCCGGCGCTGACCATCGACTGCGTCACCATGCGCCGCCGCCCGATCCTGCAGTCCATCGTGGTCGGCCGCCCGCCGACCGAGGACGGCCCGCTGGGCAAGTTCACCGAGCGGTTCTTCCTGCCGCTGCTCAAGGTGATCATCCCGGACATCGTGGACTACGACCTGCCCGAGGCCGGCGGCTTCCACAACTGCGTGATCGTCTCGATCGACAAGAAGTACCCCAAGCACGCCCAGAAGGTCATGCACGCCATCTGGGGCGCCCACATGATGTCGCTGACCAAGCTGATCATCGTGGTGGACGCCGACTGCGACGTGCACGACTACCAGGAGGTCGCCTGGCGGGCCCTGGGCAACGTGGACTACAGCCGCGACCTCAGCGTGGTGGAGGGCCCGGTCGATCACCTGGACCACGCCTCCTACCAGCAGTTCTGGGGCGGCAAGGCGGGCATCGACGCCACCCGCAAGCTCCCCGAGGAGGGCTACACCCGCGACGGCGGCTGGCCCGAGATGGTCGCCTCCGACCCGGCCACCGCCGCCCTGGTGACCAAGCGCTGGAAGGAGTACGGCCTGTGA
- a CDS encoding PLD nuclease N-terminal domain-containing protein — translation MLRILPTLLVLALWVWAFIDCLTTPEEEVRHLPKVVWIIIVLLFPLVGSIAWLIAGRDRRSARARTTPWPSGRTDGRAEHERPRQPFVAPDDNPEFLASLKKDDATHEDMLKQWEADLRRREEDLRRKDEPDADPKA, via the coding sequence GTGCTGAGGATTCTGCCGACGCTGCTCGTGCTCGCACTGTGGGTGTGGGCGTTCATCGACTGCCTGACCACGCCGGAGGAGGAGGTCCGCCACCTGCCGAAGGTGGTCTGGATCATCATCGTGCTGCTGTTCCCGCTGGTCGGCTCGATCGCCTGGCTGATCGCCGGCCGGGACCGCCGTTCGGCCCGCGCCCGCACCACCCCGTGGCCCTCGGGCCGGACGGACGGCCGGGCGGAGCACGAGCGGCCGCGGCAGCCCTTCGTGGCGCCCGACGACAACCCGGAGTTCCTCGCCTCGCTGAAGAAGGACGACGCGACGCACGAGGACATGCTCAAGCAGTGGGAGGCCGACCTGCGCCGCCGCGAGGAGGACCTGCGCCGCAAGGACGAGCCGGACGCCGACCCCAAGGCCTGA